One part of the Bacteroidia bacterium genome encodes these proteins:
- a CDS encoding MraY family glycosyltransferase: MKSVLFLIGAIGFSYLLNKILLRFSSNFGIESRQAQNLVRWSSASKPTTGGISFYITFLLGTLTLLFLRPLEFIASQSLLALLLSATMAFLIGFADDAYGTAPGLKFLGQIFCGVILIFFDIHINYFALMNPSFWILDYGLTIFWVVGIMNSLNMLDNMDAVTTTIATTIVMIAMGMVILQQGLSNMFYVLVAVVGGFSGFLFWNWKPAKIYMGDTGSMFIGMVLAYVGILYFWNVKAAPDNISHIRLGLMPLLVFLVPIMDTTFVTIARLARGSSPFVGGKDHLTHNLTRVGIPEAYVPVTLGIVSLISGSLAIYMYLLTPEWSGTYSAFFIIYPIALFALFGALYLKGTRIGRIQDLQKEREKWKEELLEKKMDQGVVIQPSVG; the protein is encoded by the coding sequence ATGAAATCCGTCTTATTCTTAATAGGCGCTATAGGCTTTTCTTACTTGCTCAATAAAATATTACTCCGCTTTTCAAGCAACTTCGGGATTGAAAGTCGACAGGCTCAAAATCTTGTGAGATGGAGCTCTGCGTCCAAGCCTACCACTGGCGGGATTTCATTTTATATTACCTTTCTTTTAGGAACGCTTACCTTACTTTTTCTGCGTCCCCTCGAATTTATTGCTTCCCAGTCGCTTCTGGCTCTCCTTTTGAGTGCCACTATGGCCTTCCTCATTGGCTTTGCGGATGATGCATATGGGACGGCCCCAGGATTGAAGTTTCTGGGCCAGATCTTTTGTGGAGTGATCCTGATATTTTTCGACATACATATCAACTATTTTGCCCTCATGAATCCCTCCTTTTGGATTCTGGATTATGGTCTGACCATCTTCTGGGTAGTGGGAATCATGAATAGCCTCAATATGCTTGACAATATGGATGCAGTTACTACCACTATAGCAACAACCATTGTTATGATTGCTATGGGGATGGTTATCCTGCAGCAAGGATTGAGCAATATGTTTTATGTATTAGTAGCAGTTGTTGGTGGATTTAGTGGTTTCCTTTTTTGGAACTGGAAACCTGCCAAAATATATATGGGAGATACCGGAAGTATGTTTATTGGAATGGTCCTGGCATACGTAGGTATTCTCTACTTCTGGAATGTGAAAGCAGCTCCCGATAATATCTCACATATCCGTTTGGGACTCATGCCTTTGTTGGTTTTTCTGGTTCCCATTATGGATACCACCTTCGTAACCATTGCACGTCTGGCGAGAGGATCTTCTCCCTTTGTTGGAGGAAAGGATCACCTGACTCATAATCTCACACGTGTGGGTATTCCTGAAGCCTATGTACCAGTTACCCTGGGAATCGTTTCCCTCATCTCGGGAAGCCTGGCAATCTATATGTACCTACTGACTCCTGAATGGAGTGGGACTTATTCCGCATTCTTTATTATTTATCCCATTGCCTTATTCGCTCTCTTTGGAGCCCTTTATCTAAAAGGTACGCGCATTGGTCGGATTCAGGATTTGCAAAAAGAGCGCGAAAAGTGGAAAGAGGAATTGCTCGAGAAAAAAATGGACCAGGGAGTGGTCATACAGCCTTCAGTAGGTTAA
- a CDS encoding calcium-binding EGF-like domain-containing protein, which produces MKISIRPLILLLGFCFILLNACEEDACAGINCTNGGTCIEETGACDCLPGYEGATCETNIILKFIGSYGVSYDGCFATSPDHKVDITQVAGENKLNIFDLGDYACPGSRVQLIADISGDQITIPSQNIDCNGEIVYTFSGSGGISGNVITLSFSVEYESDGLQRMDNCTATLEK; this is translated from the coding sequence ATGAAAATCTCTATAAGACCACTGATCCTGCTACTTGGATTTTGTTTTATTCTTTTAAACGCCTGTGAAGAAGATGCTTGTGCAGGAATAAATTGTACCAATGGGGGAACCTGTATAGAAGAAACAGGAGCCTGTGATTGTCTCCCGGGTTATGAAGGGGCAACGTGTGAAACCAATATCATTTTAAAATTTATTGGCTCTTATGGAGTAAGTTATGATGGTTGTTTTGCTACCAGCCCGGACCATAAAGTAGACATTACCCAGGTGGCCGGAGAAAACAAACTCAATATATTTGATCTCGGAGATTATGCCTGTCCGGGAAGCAGGGTACAATTAATTGCTGATATTTCTGGTGACCAGATTACAATTCCCAGTCAAAATATAGATTGTAACGGAGAGATCGTTTATACCTTTAGTGGTAGTGGGGGGATTAGTGGGAATGTAATTACGCTGAGTTTCTCCGTCGAATATGAATCAGATGGTTTGCAAAGAATGGATAACTGTACTGCGACTCTCGAAAAATAA